In Pirellulales bacterium, the DNA window ATATGAATCTGACGCTGCGCGTGGAAACCGACCGCCGCACGCTGATCGTCAAGCAAGCCCGCCCCTGGGTCGAGAAATACGACCACCTCGCCGCGCCCTGGGAACGTGCTGAAATCGAGGCTCGCTTCTACCTGCGCGTGGCCGGCATGGCCGGCGTGGCGAGCCGTATGCCGCGGTTGTTGGGCGCTCAGGCCGGGATCCGCACCCTGTTGCTCGAGGATCTCGGTCCCGCAGCCGATTTCACCTCGCTCTACTCGGGTGGAACGATTCGCGCCGCCGAGATCGACGAGTTGGCGGCGTACGCGGCGGCCTTGCACACGGCGACGCGCGGCGTGGATCTGGCCGGGTTTGAAAATCGCGCCATGCGCGCGTTGAACCATCAGCACATCTACGAATTGCCCCTCGACTCGCAGAATGGCCTCGAGCTCGATCGTTTTGAACCAGGGCTAGCGCGATGCGCGGAGTTCTTACGCGCCGACGATGATTATCGCGAGGCGGTGGCCGAGACCGCCGCGCGCTACCTGGCCGATGGCGATACGCTGCTGCACGGCGATTACTTTCCGGGAAGCTGGCTGCGCGCAGATGATAGTCTGCGCGTGATCGATCCGGAATTCTGCTTTGCGGGGGATCCGGAGTTTGATCTCGGCGTGGCGCTGGCGCATTTTGCCTTGGCCGGCGTGCCGGTCGAGGCCGCCTCGCAGCTTCTGGCGGCGTACATGGGTTTGGCCGATCGTGTCCTGATCGATGCCGAATGGATCGCGCGCTACGCGGCGTGTGAAGTCATGCGGCGCTTGATCGGCGTGGCGCAGCTCCCCCTGCCACCGTCGACCGGTCGCCGTGCCGAGCTGCTCTTGCGTTCGAGAACCGCGATCCTGGAAGGGCGCTGGAGCATGTTATGGCCATGAGCTTTGTTCGCCGCCAACCTGGCTGGATCACACTCGCGCTAGTGGCGGCTTGGTGCGTCGTGGTGCATCCCGGCAAAGCCGACGATGCGCCCGCCGCGCCAAAGCCACGCGACGTGTGGCTCGACGTCGATACGGCGACCGGTTTCGGCGACGTCGACGATGGGCTCATGGTGATCCAGGCGTTTCACTCCCCCGAGGTGCGCATCCGCGGCATCAGCGTCGTGTTTGGCAACACGACGCTCGAACGGGCCGTGCCGATCGCGCGCGAGATCGTCGAACGCTTCGGGCCCGAGGGCTTGAGCGTGCAGGCGGGCGCTGCCTCGGCCGAAGAACTCGGCCAGGAAACGGATGCAACTCGTGCGCTGGCCGGGGCGCTCGAGGAGCGCCCTCTGACCGTGCTGGCCGTGGGGCCGGTGACGAACATCGGGACGCTGCTCAAACGACATCCCGAGCTGGCCTCGCGCATCGAGCGGCTCATCATGGTGGCCGCCCGACGACCGGGGCAGCGCTTCAAAAGCAGCGACACGCAGCAGGTGCCCCATCGCGATTTCAACTTCGAGCTCGATCCCGCCGCCATGCAGATCATTCTCGATACCCAGATTCCCCTGGTGTTTGCCCCCTGGGAGGTGTCGTCGCACGTCTGGCTGGGCCGAGATGAACTGGCACGATTGCGTGGCGCCAGCAAAGCCGGCGCCTGGATCGCCGAGACCTCGGAATACTGGATCGCTCTGTGGGAGCGCGACATCACGCCGCGCGGATTCAATCCGTTCGACACGTTGGCGCTCGGTTGGGTGACGCATCCGCAGTTGATCGAGTCGATGCCCGTGACGGTACAGATCGAACAGGCAGCCGACGATCGCGCGACGGCCGAAGAGCGCGCGGCGGGGAAGATGAAACCCTACCTGCACGTGCGTCCCTTGGCCGAGGGAGAAACGCCCGCGCGTTCGGTGATCTATTGTCACACGCCCCAGCCCGGCTTCACTCCGCTCTTGCTCGAGCGGTTGTCGGGCAAGTCTCTCTGACTTGTGGTCGAGGTGAGCACGATGCCGCGTTGGCTTCGCCTGGGCACCGGTCGATCTGCCGAGCGGTTGTTGATTTTTGCCCGCTATCCGGAGGTGGGCACGACGAAGACGCGGCTCATCCCCGCACTGGGCGCGAGCGGGGCCGCGCGACTGCACGCCGACATGGTGCGGCATACCCTTGCTTGGGCCGATGATCTTGCCCGCGTGCGCGACGTCGCGGTCGAGATTCATTTCGCTGGCGGAGATGAGGCCGGCATGCGCCGCGAGTTCGGCGCCGGTCGACGCTATCGTATCCAAGCGGGAGCGGACCTCGGCGCGCGCATGGCGCAAGCGAGCGCGGCCGCGTTTGCCGAAGGGGCCACACGGATTGTGATCGTCGGGACCGATTGCCCGGAGCTATCCGCCGAGCGAGTAGCCGAGGCGTTCCGAGCGCTCGATACGCAAGAAGTGGCGCTCGGCCCGGCGGTGGATGGGGGCTATTACCTGATTGGGCTCGCGCGCCCGCGGCCGGCGCTCTTCGCCGGCATCGATTGGGGAACCGAGCGCGTGCTGGAGCAGACACTGGCGGTGGCACGGCGGCATGTCCTGTCGGTGGCGAGCTTGGGCCCGCTCGCCGACGTCGATGAGCCGGGAGATCTCCCCCGCTGGCAGCGCGTGCAGGCTGGGCGATCGTCCGCACGATCGATGGCGAGTCTTTCAATCATCATTCCCACGCTCGATGAAGCAGGCGGGCTCGCCGCGTCGCTCGGGGCGGTTCGGGCCGGGATCGGTGAGCAGGACGAGAGCGAGGTGATCGTCGTCGACGGTGGCAGTCGCGACGATACGGTGGCGATCGCCCGAGAGCACGGGGCGACCGTCATCGCCGCCGAGCAGGGTCGTGCCTACCAGATGAACGCGGGGGGCCAGGCCGCCCGTGGTGATACCCTGCTGTTTCTACATGCCGACACGTTGCTGCCGCAGCGCTTCGCGAGTGTGGTGAACGAGACGCTCGGCGACCGCGACGTGCTCTTGGGCGCCTTTCGCCTGCGCATCGAGGCGCCGGGAATCGGCTTTCGCGCGGTCGAGCAATGGGTCAACTGGCGTGCGACCTGGCGCGGACTTCCCTACGGCGACCAGGCGCTCTTCATGCCAGCCTGGGTCTTTCGCACCTTGGGAGGCTTTCCGACATTGCCGATCATGGAAGACTTTGTCCTGGTCGACACGTTACGCCGGCGCGGTCGCGTGGCCATTGCGCCAGATGTCGTGTGTACGTCAGCACGTCGCTGGCAGCGGCTCGGCGTCGTGCGCACCACGCTCGTCAATCAGGCGATCATCGCGGGCTACCGGTTGGGTATCTCACCGCAGCGCCTGGCCGCTTGGTATCGAGCGGGCACGAAACGCGACTAGCGCCGTGTCGAACCCTGATTTTCGGGTGCCATCGAATCTCACCCCGCGGGTTGCTCATTCCTCGGGTCGCTGCGCGACACCGACCATCTTGCTTGGACAGAGCACTGAGGGGTTCCCTGTAGAAACCGCCTTGCCGCGCGGCATTCGCCCCCTACGACTCGCATCATCCTATCCCAGGGATTGCCGACACGTGCAATCGGCACTCGGCGGAAAACGTGAACTATTCTTCACTGTAGTGGGGAAACAATCGGCGCTACTCGTATACCCCGAGAAATTGCACCTCGCAGGTAGACGATTGCCGCGCGACTCAGCGATTTCCCTCCCGATACGCCAAAGGGCACCCATGCACGACGAACCTTTGCTCGATTGTCGCGTTCTCATTGCCGACGACATGGGCGACACGCAACGACTCTTTGCCTGCATTCTGCGCACTGCCGGGGCAATGGTGACCATCTCGCGCGACGGGGTCGAGGCGGTCGAATTGGCCCTGGCCCTGCCCGTCGAATTTGGCGACGGCCGCCGCATCCTCAGCGAACCGTACGACGTGATCCTCATGGACATGAACATGCCGATCATGAACGGCTACGAGGCCACGCGCCGTCTGCGCGCGGCGGGCTATAACGGCCCGATCATCGCGCTCACGGCCTACACCGAGGAGCACGATCAGAAAAGCTGCCTCGAGGCGGGCTGCGACGAGTACGTCGCCAAACCGGTCGAGCGCCACGAGCTGATCGAGCTCGTCCGCCGGCACGCGATTCGCGCCGCGACGAACGAACCCGCGATGGGCAAAATCGGCTGAGCGCCCGCTGCTACTTCTACTTCACGCGGAACGTCGCTTGCACCGGATAATGGTCCGACAGGGGGCGCGCCGGATCGGGCGATTCGAGCCGCTGCCAGGTGAGGGGCTCGATCCCCTCGCCGTGATAGAAGATGTGATCGATGCGGATGTTGCCATCGAACATCGTGGTGATGTTGTCGTCGCGACCGTCGTCCGAGGCGATGTCCGATACCAGGTACGAATCGCGCCAGCCGTTCGAGGTCAGGCGCGGATAATCGCCCCGCTTCTGGCTGGTGTTGAAATCGCCGAAGAAGAACATGGGCAGGTTCTGTTCGAGGAAAGGCACGAACTGCTTCTCGCACAACTCGGCCATCCGCTCCTGGCAAGGGGATGAATTGTCGAAGTGCGTGTTGAACGCGTACAACTCGCGCCCCGTGGGAAGATGTTTCAACCGGGCCCAAACCAGGATCCTCGGCAACGCGTTGCCGAAACCGACCGAGACGCGATCGGGCGTGGGGGATAGCCACCAGTGACCGCGGTCGACGACCTCGAACAGGTCCCGCTTGTAGAAGAGGGTCGCATCGGTATAGCCGGGCTTCTTCGCGTCGTAGAAGACCGCGCCGTACTCCGGCAGCGCTGCTTGTAGATCTTTCACCTGCCGGGGGGTCGGTTCCTGGAAGCCGATCAGATCGGGATTCTTCTCGCGCAGCAGATCGACGCAGAGATCCTTGCGGTCTTTCCAAGGCCCGACGCCGTCGGGCGTCGAGAGTTCGACCAGGATATTGAACGTGACAATGTTCAGATCGAACGGCTTGCCGTCCTCGGCCGCGAGCGAGACCCGCGAACCGACTGCCAGCGACACGAGCACGAGCCAAACGACGAGCCAGCGAGCGAACGAACCAGACACGCTTACTTCTCCGCAAACGCGGCGTCGAACGCCACGCGACTAGGGGTGAAATCGATCCGGCGGACAAACTCGCACGCTTCGCGTGCGCCCGCCTCGCGGTCCATGCCACTGTCTTCCCATTCGACCGACAGGGGTCCATCGTACCCGAAGACATTGAGCGCGCGGATAATCTCTTCGAAATTCACACCGCCCCGCCCCGGCGAACGGAAGTCCCAGCCCCGTCGCGGATCGCCGAAGTTCAAGTGGCTCGACAAGATACCGCTACGGCCGTTGAGCGTGACAATCGCATCCTTCACGTGTACATGATAGATGCGGTCGGGGAAGGCCCGGAGGAATTCGACCGGATCGATCCCCTGCCAGAGCAGGTGGCTGGGGTCGAAATTGAAGCCGAACTCCTCGCGCCGGTCGATCGCGGACAGCGTCCGTTCGGCGGTGACGATGTCGAAGGCGATCTCGGTCGGGTGTACCTCGAGCGCGAAACGCACGCCGCACTCGCCGAAGACGTCGAGAATCGGGGTGAACCGCTCGGCGAAGAGCGCGAAGCCCGCCCCGATCATCTCTTCACTCACTGGAGGAAACGAATACAGGAGCGGCCAGATGCTCGATCCCGTAAAGCCGTTCACCACGCCCACGCCCAGCTTCTGCGCGGCCTTGGCCGTCCGCTTCAGTTCTTCGGCGGCGCGGGCATTCACCCCCTCGGGCTTGCCGTCGCCCCACACGTAGGGGGGCAAGATCGCCTTGTGGCGCGCGTCGATCGTATCGAGCACCGCCTGACCGACCAGGTGCGTGCTGATGGCGAAGACGTCGAGATCGTAGCGTTCGAGCAGGTCGCGCTTGGCGGCACAGTAACCATCGTCGGCCAGCGCCTTGTCCACCTCGAAGTGATCGCCCCAGCAGGCCAACTCGAGCCCCTGATAGCCGAATTCATTCGCGCGGCGAGCCAGATCCTCGAGCTTCATGTCGGCCCATTGGCCGGTAAAGAGCGTGACGGGACGCGGCATGTTGTTCCTTCCTGGATGGGCCGGGGGCCGTGCGGGGCGCCGTCGCGGAATACGGCGCGAATCGCCCGTCATTCTGCCAGATCCCGCCGCGCCTGCAACCGAGAGACGCGGTGCTATACTTGCAAGTGCGGTTCGTTCGATCGCGATTCTTTTCCAGGCACAGCACGTGCTAGCAGATTTTCACGACCCACGTAAAGTTTCTGGGGGGCACTGGTGGCCGGGCCCCAACGGAAAAAGCCGTTGGTCGCAGCCGTGGAAGTGCGTGCGGATCGCGTGCCGAGCTCTGTTGCTGGTCTGCATTCTGCCGTTGGCGGCGCGGGGAGCGAACCGCGTCGAGTTCGTCATCGGCACCGAGCCTGGCGTGCAAAGCGTGTCGCTCCAGCAGTGGTATCGCCTGGTGACCGAGGCGGGCGCCGCCCGGCTCGATATCCGCGCCGTACGTGCCGGCGAGCAGATCGAGATCATCACGCGCGAATCGAGCGCGGGCACGACCTACGAAGTCCACGGACGTCTTTCGTCGCGGGGCGAGTTGGTAGTGCCGGGGGCGCGGTTCCGCGCCAACGATCGCTCGAAGCTGGCCGCCTGGATCAAGGAGATCGCCGGATCGGGACCCCCCGCCGCGCCGGGCGAAGTTCGTCCGTTCGGGCTTTCGCCCGCCGATTTCATCAAGGTGCGCGATGACCTCTCGCGTCCGACGGCGGTCACGACCTCGGGCGTGGAACGGCGCACGGCGATCGAGCGATTGCGCAAGGGACTCGCCTTCAAGCTCGTCGATCGCGGGCTGCTCGATGCCGCCATCGTGCCGCACGAAATGGTGAAGGAAGAGCTGCGCGATCTTTCGCGCGGCACGGCGCTGGCCTGTCTGTTGCGACCCGCGGGATTGGTCGTGCAGCCGAAGCGCCAGCCGACGGGCGATCTCGAATACCTGGTGCTGAGCGCCGAGCGGGCCGAGGAAGGCTGGCCGGTCGGGCTGCCGGCCGAGGAAAACCCGCGCGAGACGCTCCCCGCGCTCTTCGATTTTCTCACGGCCGAGGTGAGTGGCCGACCGGCGAGCGACGTGGTGGCTGCCGTGCAGGCGCACATCCAGGCGCCGATTCTGTACGATCACTATGCCCTGCGGGCCCATGAGATCGATCCGGCGAAGTCGCTCGTCTCG includes these proteins:
- a CDS encoding phosphotransferase, which produces MNKREMQAAYPDFPWLAADDESTVERVLRERSWLARDERVVGLRPAGEGNMNLTLRVETDRRTLIVKQARPWVEKYDHLAAPWERAEIEARFYLRVAGMAGVASRMPRLLGAQAGIRTLLLEDLGPAADFTSLYSGGTIRAAEIDELAAYAAALHTATRGVDLAGFENRAMRALNHQHIYELPLDSQNGLELDRFEPGLARCAEFLRADDDYREAVAETAARYLADGDTLLHGDYFPGSWLRADDSLRVIDPEFCFAGDPEFDLGVALAHFALAGVPVEAASQLLAAYMGLADRVLIDAEWIARYAACEVMRRLIGVAQLPLPPSTGRRAELLLRSRTAILEGRWSMLWP
- a CDS encoding nucleoside hydrolase; translation: MSFVRRQPGWITLALVAAWCVVVHPGKADDAPAAPKPRDVWLDVDTATGFGDVDDGLMVIQAFHSPEVRIRGISVVFGNTTLERAVPIAREIVERFGPEGLSVQAGAASAEELGQETDATRALAGALEERPLTVLAVGPVTNIGTLLKRHPELASRIERLIMVAARRPGQRFKSSDTQQVPHRDFNFELDPAAMQIILDTQIPLVFAPWEVSSHVWLGRDELARLRGASKAGAWIAETSEYWIALWERDITPRGFNPFDTLALGWVTHPQLIESMPVTVQIEQAADDRATAEERAAGKMKPYLHVRPLAEGETPARSVIYCHTPQPGFTPLLLERLSGKSL
- a CDS encoding TIGR04283 family arsenosugar biosynthesis glycosyltransferase; this translates as MPRWLRLGTGRSAERLLIFARYPEVGTTKTRLIPALGASGAARLHADMVRHTLAWADDLARVRDVAVEIHFAGGDEAGMRREFGAGRRYRIQAGADLGARMAQASAAAFAEGATRIVIVGTDCPELSAERVAEAFRALDTQEVALGPAVDGGYYLIGLARPRPALFAGIDWGTERVLEQTLAVARRHVLSVASLGPLADVDEPGDLPRWQRVQAGRSSARSMASLSIIIPTLDEAGGLAASLGAVRAGIGEQDESEVIVVDGGSRDDTVAIAREHGATVIAAEQGRAYQMNAGGQAARGDTLLFLHADTLLPQRFASVVNETLGDRDVLLGAFRLRIEAPGIGFRAVEQWVNWRATWRGLPYGDQALFMPAWVFRTLGGFPTLPIMEDFVLVDTLRRRGRVAIAPDVVCTSARRWQRLGVVRTTLVNQAIIAGYRLGISPQRLAAWYRAGTKRD
- a CDS encoding response regulator — translated: MHDEPLLDCRVLIADDMGDTQRLFACILRTAGAMVTISRDGVEAVELALALPVEFGDGRRILSEPYDVILMDMNMPIMNGYEATRRLRAAGYNGPIIALTAYTEEHDQKSCLEAGCDEYVAKPVERHELIELVRRHAIRAATNEPAMGKIG
- a CDS encoding endonuclease/exonuclease/phosphatase family protein, whose protein sequence is MSGSFARWLVVWLVLVSLAVGSRVSLAAEDGKPFDLNIVTFNILVELSTPDGVGPWKDRKDLCVDLLREKNPDLIGFQEPTPRQVKDLQAALPEYGAVFYDAKKPGYTDATLFYKRDLFEVVDRGHWWLSPTPDRVSVGFGNALPRILVWARLKHLPTGRELYAFNTHFDNSSPCQERMAELCEKQFVPFLEQNLPMFFFGDFNTSQKRGDYPRLTSNGWRDSYLVSDIASDDGRDDNITTMFDGNIRIDHIFYHGEGIEPLTWQRLESPDPARPLSDHYPVQATFRVK
- a CDS encoding sugar phosphate isomerase/epimerase, yielding MPRPVTLFTGQWADMKLEDLARRANEFGYQGLELACWGDHFEVDKALADDGYCAAKRDLLERYDLDVFAISTHLVGQAVLDTIDARHKAILPPYVWGDGKPEGVNARAAEELKRTAKAAQKLGVGVVNGFTGSSIWPLLYSFPPVSEEMIGAGFALFAERFTPILDVFGECGVRFALEVHPTEIAFDIVTAERTLSAIDRREEFGFNFDPSHLLWQGIDPVEFLRAFPDRIYHVHVKDAIVTLNGRSGILSSHLNFGDPRRGWDFRSPGRGGVNFEEIIRALNVFGYDGPLSVEWEDSGMDREAGAREACEFVRRIDFTPSRVAFDAAFAEK